TTGCTATATCATTcatttcctatatatatatttttgaggCCTTTCATCTTATTTCGGCATAGAATGAAGAGCACTCAATCGAgatgatagaaaaaaaatggagatttcTTGTCATTATGGAATTATGATGGGAGAATTGCATATGAAGACATAATCAATGCAACGAAGACTTTGACATCAAATATTGCATTGGAACTGGTGGATATGGTAGTGTCTATAGAACGCAATTGCCTAATGGGAAAATCGTGGCATTGAAGAAACTTCACCATCATGAAGCAGATGACCCATCTTTCGACAAGAGCTTCCGAAATGAAGTGAAGCACTTGACTGAAGTACGGCATAGAAGCATAATTAAGCTCTATGGTTTTTGCTTACACAAGCAATGTATGTTCTTGGTTTATGAGTACATGGAAAGGGGGAGTCTATTTTGTGCTCTAAGAGATGACGTTGAAGCGATGGAACTAGATTGGTCTAAAAGACTCGTCATTGTATGGGATATGGCACATGCCTTGTCTTACCTGCACCACGATTGCGCTCAACCGATCGTTCATCGAGACATATCTAGCAACAACATTTTGCTAGACAACACTATGCAGGCTTTTTATCAGATTTTCGGCACAGCAAGACTCCTAGAACCTAATTTCTCATCTAATCTCACTGCAAATATCGCAGGCACCCGTGGATATATAGCACCAGGTAAGCAACAATCGTCCATATTTTTGTGGAACGTTATTACTGGATGCACTTAGCTAGATCAATATACTAAACACCCCTCATGCGGTAATAACATGATGACGCTTCAGCATACTTACATATTTATCATTTGATGATGCACTAACTAAGATTGTGAACTTTGTTTCGAGCCTCATCTAATCTAcgaccttttgttttttttaagagCTCGCTTACACTTGGGTCATCAATGAGAAATGTGACGTATACAGCTTTGGGGTGGTAGCAATGGAAATAATAATGGGTGAGCATCCTGGTGAGATCATCTCAATGATGTCCCCTCTCTTCAGAGAAGATATTATGCTACATCAAGTATTTGATCCACGCTTGCCAATTCCAAGAGAGAATTCTATTGCAAGAAGTATCATTCTGGTAGTTTTTCTAGCGCTTGCTTGCTTAAATAGCAATCCAAAGTTGCGACCCACGATGAAACAAGTTTCGGAAGCTTTTCTAGCTCCAAAACTAGCGTTGGCGAAGCCCTTCTATTCTATCTCACTTGCGCAGCTCCTAGGAAATAATCGAGGACTATGGTGGGAAGGTGGATCGacagaaaattcttcaagccCACAGGAAGAACAAGGATCATGAGGTACTTGTCCCAAAACAAGCAAATAAGTTTCACCAAGTGAAGAGTCGGTTGATGAAATGATGCTGCAAATTGGCGAACATGGTTGAGGTCATGAAGTATGCGGCCCTTGCAATTTTTAAgtcatgttaattttttttatactagCTAGGCTAAAATTTTCCTAGGTAACCATTACCAAGTAGTGAGAAGCATTTATCAAATGGTCGTTTATATTTCTGTCTTTTTAGTAAGATCGAAACGTGTGATGAGTGATAATGTGTTGTTGTTACCATGAATGCATGGCTTGTTAAGGAAATTCGCTACGTATTTGGAGGATCGTTTCTCTTTAGTTGAAGACggcaaatttcaaaattgatgTTTCCTTCACATTAGCTAAAGATCAGACATCACATAAACAACAGAAGACCAAGACTTCTCTTGATTGTGTAGACGACCCATGTACATGAAAATGAAGCTCAATTAcattagactttggaattgggTACTCGACCAAGACCTTGACTTCTTGAACGTGTCCTAATTTGACACATAACCTGTTTAAATTCTAATCAAATCACCATTAATTAACCTTGATATTTACGAGAAGGGGCTACCGGCCACCGC
This genomic stretch from Eucalyptus grandis isolate ANBG69807.140 chromosome 3, ASM1654582v1, whole genome shotgun sequence harbors:
- the LOC120292049 gene encoding MDIS1-interacting receptor like kinase 2-like, with translation MTLGHIDDIDLSSNHLTGKIPDNLAHVPYKAFIGNEDFDIKYCIGTGGYGSVYRTQLPNGKIVALKKLHHHEADDPSFDKSFRNEVKHLTEVRHRSIIKLYGFCLHKQCMFLVYEYMERGSLFCALRDDVEAMELDWSKRLVIVWDMAHALSYLHHDCAQPIVHRDISSNNILLDNTMQAFYQIFGTARLLEPNFSSNLTANIAGTRGYIAPELAYTWVINEKCDVYSFGVVAMEIIMGEHPGEIISMMSPLFREDIMLHQVFDPRLPIPRENSIARSIILVVFLALACLNSNPKLRPTMKQVSEAFLAPKLALAKPFYSISLAQLLGNNRGLWWEGGSTENSSSPQEEQGS